Proteins encoded by one window of Salicibibacter halophilus:
- a CDS encoding TetR family transcriptional regulator gives MAQDKKNQILTAAIDIFSEIGIEHAKVSDVVQRAGVAQGTFYLYYSSKHALIPAMAEQLLHEQLDSLKAYVQDEDPFDKNIRQMVDTIFSVTERYQHVLALCYSGLAMGGGLSEWEIIYEPYYQWMDRLLEDAQARGEVRKNINVRITSKLVTGMMEEAAEQLYLFDENAAQAEAYKKEAIQFIVRALM, from the coding sequence ATGGCACAAGACAAAAAGAACCAAATCCTAACTGCCGCAATCGATATCTTTTCCGAGATTGGGATCGAGCATGCAAAGGTTTCCGATGTCGTACAGCGCGCAGGGGTGGCGCAAGGCACCTTTTATTTGTATTATTCATCGAAGCACGCGTTAATCCCAGCGATGGCGGAACAGCTTTTGCATGAACAGTTGGATAGTCTAAAAGCATACGTTCAAGATGAGGATCCCTTTGATAAAAATATTCGGCAAATGGTGGATACGATTTTCTCGGTCACCGAACGTTATCAACATGTGCTCGCTTTGTGTTATTCAGGCCTGGCGATGGGAGGCGGCCTTTCCGAGTGGGAAATCATTTATGAACCTTATTATCAATGGATGGACCGATTGTTGGAGGATGCACAAGCGCGTGGCGAGGTAAGAAAAAATATAAATGTGCGGATTACTTCCAAGCTAGTTACCGGGATGATGGAGGAAGCGGCTGAGCAGCTTTATTTATTCGACGAAAACGCGGCACAAGCAGAAGCATATAAAAAGGAAGCCATCCAATTTATAGTGCGGGCGCTTATGTGA
- a CDS encoding TIGR02677 family protein codes for MEHNVKKRVHEATYLAAEKAWSYRAILRYCYIQHERMRQFLFAEEIHAYLQEDSGFAAYSLEELQQDLEQLVKWGNLSTQQETGKVNTVEEFKKKRFRYQCTPYTVEFERMMQRMEQQGDQFGGSLERSQFERLYQVLYRIDEVVHSEKKETDEECAQLWDDVMMYIRQITQNTSDYFAYIDSEDTNERMQTDAFLLYKDQFTTYLRDFIISLQRTALQIQDLLRRLGGSQMEDFFNRVIRHKGQVFRFEEDEEENPHLEYRAKWENLTAWFLGSAQYESEFDKLQERTTETIRRVTRTVQRLGERNQHFHSRRQDYLHLAEWFDGLTDINEAHKLSSVAFGVFHTKHLLADPSLTEDIYTDVWHAPATVHETIPRIRAYGEKTKARAVVENKEAKEAQLREHLQARQREQEILEQYVQGNEIKLSKHAYVETPVRKLFLTWISKAMVQTDRRVKTEFGQDVIVHLHEGKKTMLESDDGELELPDVTFEFVGSG; via the coding sequence TTGGAGCACAATGTAAAAAAGCGTGTCCATGAAGCAACGTATCTCGCTGCAGAGAAGGCCTGGAGTTACCGGGCGATTTTACGTTATTGCTACATACAGCACGAACGCATGCGGCAATTTTTATTCGCCGAGGAAATACATGCTTATTTACAGGAAGATTCTGGCTTCGCCGCGTATAGCCTGGAAGAACTTCAGCAGGATCTCGAACAATTGGTCAAATGGGGGAATCTGTCGACGCAACAGGAAACGGGCAAAGTGAACACGGTTGAAGAATTTAAAAAGAAGCGGTTTCGTTATCAATGCACCCCGTACACGGTTGAGTTTGAACGTATGATGCAACGGATGGAACAGCAAGGCGATCAGTTTGGCGGCTCACTCGAGCGTTCTCAATTCGAACGACTTTATCAGGTGCTTTACCGTATTGATGAAGTCGTCCATTCGGAAAAAAAAGAAACGGACGAAGAGTGTGCCCAGCTCTGGGACGACGTCATGATGTACATCCGCCAAATTACGCAAAATACGTCGGATTATTTTGCCTACATTGATAGCGAAGACACAAATGAACGCATGCAAACGGACGCATTTCTTCTCTATAAAGACCAGTTCACCACCTATTTGCGCGATTTCATTATTTCCTTGCAACGGACGGCGCTTCAAATACAGGACTTGCTCCGGCGGCTGGGAGGCTCTCAAATGGAGGACTTTTTCAATAGAGTCATCCGCCACAAAGGGCAAGTGTTTCGATTTGAGGAAGACGAAGAAGAGAACCCGCACCTTGAGTATCGCGCGAAATGGGAAAACCTCACCGCCTGGTTTTTAGGTTCCGCGCAATATGAAAGTGAATTCGATAAACTGCAGGAGCGTACGACCGAAACGATTCGCCGAGTGACCCGAACGGTGCAGCGGCTCGGTGAACGAAACCAGCATTTCCATAGCCGCAGGCAAGACTACCTGCATTTGGCCGAGTGGTTTGATGGTTTAACAGACATCAATGAAGCCCACAAACTGTCCTCTGTCGCCTTCGGTGTTTTTCACACGAAGCATCTGCTGGCAGATCCGTCTTTAACCGAAGATATCTACACCGATGTCTGGCACGCCCCGGCCACTGTCCATGAAACGATACCGAGAATCCGTGCGTATGGAGAAAAAACAAAAGCAAGGGCGGTCGTTGAAAATAAAGAAGCGAAGGAGGCGCAACTTCGCGAACATTTGCAAGCGCGACAACGGGAGCAAGAGATTCTTGAACAATATGTACAGGGCAACGAAATTAAACTGAGCAAGCACGCCTACGTGGAAACGCCGGTTCGGAAACTTTTTTTAACATGGATATCGAAAGCCATGGTGCAAACGGACCGTAGGGTGAAAACCGAGTTTGGGCAAGACGTCATCGTGCATCTCCATGAAGGGAAAAAGACGATGCTGGAAAGTGACGACGGAGAGCTGGAATTGCCGGACGTGACATTTGAATTTGTGGGGAGCGGCTAG
- a CDS encoding TIGR02678 family protein, which produces MEFDEKASDALALLFENFWIVRAKDPVSYQLIREREHALKRYVSDKFGFDLIIHQHFIKLEKIPVQPRAWMGIQSFKEPMDYAIFCCGLAFTERRAVDEQFLLSDLADDIAEMYPGTLPLDWTMYAHRKALVRALKMLVELSVIKTVDGDVEQFAHNEDEDVLYEVTVYARYFMRTYPDDLFRFHSAEEILAREWERFTGDERRKRVYRRLMLSPVVYREGDTDLDFAYLRNYRNRLRDDIEAHTPFSLELYKNAAMLVLHDRKQRYTLFPDQKGVMDVILHMAERIRTDVAQYEITELGEIRLPMAEIEQLLEKLQANAGHGWSKHYREATPRLIAQEVIGTLEGWEMAYVEKETGILVLQSGFGRMYGVYPRDFRKEANS; this is translated from the coding sequence ATGGAATTTGACGAAAAGGCATCGGACGCCCTCGCCCTCTTATTTGAAAATTTTTGGATTGTGCGCGCTAAAGATCCTGTTTCCTATCAGTTGATACGTGAACGGGAGCACGCGTTGAAGCGATATGTATCGGATAAATTTGGGTTTGATTTAATCATCCATCAACATTTTATTAAACTCGAAAAAATCCCCGTTCAACCGAGGGCTTGGATGGGCATTCAATCGTTCAAGGAGCCGATGGATTACGCGATTTTCTGTTGTGGCCTCGCCTTTACCGAACGCCGTGCGGTGGACGAGCAGTTTCTGCTTTCGGATTTGGCCGATGATATCGCTGAGATGTATCCCGGCACCTTGCCCCTCGATTGGACGATGTACGCGCATCGAAAGGCCCTTGTGCGCGCGCTGAAAATGCTGGTGGAGCTCTCGGTCATCAAAACGGTCGACGGGGATGTGGAGCAGTTTGCGCACAATGAGGATGAGGATGTCCTCTACGAAGTCACGGTCTATGCCCGTTACTTCATGCGCACGTATCCCGATGATTTGTTTCGTTTTCATTCCGCAGAGGAGATTCTAGCGCGCGAATGGGAACGGTTCACAGGGGATGAACGGCGGAAGCGCGTGTATCGCAGATTAATGCTGTCGCCTGTCGTGTATCGAGAAGGAGATACGGATCTTGACTTTGCCTATTTACGGAATTACCGGAACCGACTACGCGATGACATTGAAGCGCACACGCCTTTTTCGCTGGAATTATATAAAAATGCCGCCATGCTGGTGCTGCATGACCGAAAACAACGCTATACTCTTTTTCCCGATCAGAAGGGTGTAATGGATGTTATTTTGCATATGGCTGAACGCATCAGAACGGATGTGGCCCAATACGAGATCACGGAATTGGGGGAGATTCGTCTGCCCATGGCTGAAATCGAACAGCTGCTGGAAAAGTTACAGGCAAACGCGGGACACGGTTGGAGCAAGCATTATCGGGAGGCGACACCTCGCTTGATTGCCCAAGAAGTGATCGGAACACTCGAGGGATGGGAAATGGCTTACGTTGAAAAAGAAACCGGCATACTTGTGTTGCAGTCCGGATTTGGCCGCATGTATGGTGTCTATCCACGTGATTTTCGCAAGGAGGCAAATTCATGA
- a CDS encoding SbcC/MukB-like Walker B domain-containing protein, with product MRFVGRAARARYRKEQIERLTEEITQVEEALAREEEAKKAAEARIDELEAHLRQFPEDDDLREVWRQLEATRANLSQLNQRVERLVETSKQLDRELRTKKQEVDEATKDIALEKDWYVYKKAKETMTEYCQDLLNLRHLHDRKQNTNERLTELNERLEELNDEVDELKGEYNVESGELNGIHLNIEQLENQLASAGVKDLREEIQHVQTRLRDIRKELEDKKQDVPAKRVHAENGQQAIEDKERAIRFIRQLRDLWRTTVDKEWKRGFVFDKEGPQDFESLVTETKKQFGTLVKEQNASALERQLSTQFYEQQTDLMEYRMKDYPLSETLPEELEEYRSEHEQTMLETWKMKSERRVIELFMRGQYVSPYTVATYVKEEEERQQDILNEADKELYEEILFKSVGMKLRSRIRRAEMWTKEMNSIMGNRNISSGLTFSIKWKPRTAESEDEMDTRDLVHHLKQDAQLLKDEDLERITTHFRSKITRAKQHIQEVGDGETLLQVLKEVLDYRKWFSFKIYFQRTNEPVRELTDHHFYKFSGGEKALAMYIPLFTACYSRYQEASAEAPYIISLDEAFAGVDENNIREMFEVVEQLGFNYIMNSQVLWGDYDTVPSLSIYELLRAKNADYVTTIRYRWNGVKLSMNTPEPVEV from the coding sequence GTGCGTTTTGTCGGGCGAGCTGCCCGCGCGCGTTATCGCAAAGAGCAAATTGAGCGGTTGACCGAAGAAATCACACAGGTCGAAGAAGCGCTAGCGCGCGAGGAAGAGGCAAAGAAAGCTGCCGAGGCGCGCATCGATGAACTGGAAGCCCATTTACGGCAGTTTCCGGAAGATGACGACCTGCGGGAAGTATGGCGGCAACTCGAGGCAACGAGGGCAAACCTTTCCCAACTGAATCAACGCGTGGAACGGTTAGTGGAAACGTCAAAGCAGTTGGATAGGGAATTGCGAACGAAGAAACAAGAGGTAGATGAGGCGACAAAAGACATTGCCCTTGAAAAAGATTGGTATGTCTACAAAAAAGCGAAGGAAACGATGACCGAATACTGCCAGGATCTTTTGAACCTTCGCCATTTGCATGACCGTAAACAAAACACGAACGAACGATTGACGGAGCTTAATGAACGCTTAGAAGAATTGAACGATGAAGTCGACGAATTAAAAGGGGAGTACAACGTCGAAAGCGGGGAACTGAACGGGATTCATCTTAATATCGAACAGTTGGAGAACCAACTCGCGTCCGCCGGGGTGAAAGATCTCCGCGAAGAAATACAGCACGTCCAGACGCGTTTGCGCGACATCCGAAAGGAGCTGGAGGACAAAAAGCAAGACGTCCCCGCCAAGCGCGTACATGCCGAAAACGGACAACAGGCGATCGAAGACAAAGAACGGGCGATTCGCTTTATAAGACAGTTGCGAGATCTTTGGCGGACGACGGTGGACAAGGAGTGGAAACGCGGGTTTGTTTTTGATAAGGAAGGTCCGCAAGACTTTGAATCACTTGTGACAGAAACAAAGAAACAGTTCGGGACACTCGTGAAAGAGCAAAACGCGAGCGCGCTGGAGCGGCAGTTGTCCACCCAGTTTTATGAGCAGCAAACCGATTTGATGGAATATCGCATGAAGGATTATCCGCTGTCGGAGACACTTCCTGAAGAGCTGGAAGAATACCGATCCGAGCATGAACAGACGATGCTGGAGACGTGGAAAATGAAGTCGGAGCGGCGCGTGATCGAGCTTTTCATGCGCGGGCAATACGTGAGCCCGTATACGGTCGCCACTTATGTGAAGGAAGAAGAGGAACGACAGCAGGATATTTTAAATGAAGCAGATAAAGAGTTGTACGAAGAGATATTGTTTAAATCCGTGGGGATGAAGTTGCGCAGCCGCATTCGCCGCGCGGAAATGTGGACGAAAGAAATGAACAGCATCATGGGAAACCGCAACATCTCATCCGGGTTGACGTTCTCGATTAAGTGGAAGCCCCGCACGGCGGAGTCGGAAGATGAGATGGACACGCGCGATCTCGTACATCACTTGAAACAAGATGCACAGCTGCTTAAAGACGAAGATTTGGAACGCATCACGACGCACTTTCGCTCCAAGATCACGCGCGCCAAACAGCACATTCAAGAGGTTGGGGACGGGGAGACGCTGCTGCAAGTGTTAAAAGAGGTGCTTGATTACCGGAAATGGTTTTCGTTTAAGATTTATTTTCAGCGCACGAATGAACCGGTCAGGGAGCTCACGGACCACCATTTTTATAAATTCAGCGGCGGCGAAAAAGCATTGGCCATGTATATTCCTTTGTTCACAGCATGCTATTCCCGTTACCAAGAAGCTTCTGCCGAAGCCCCATATATTATATCGCTGGACGAAGCCTTCGCGGGCGTGGACGAGAATAATATACGGGAAATGTTTGAAGTCGTCGAACAGCTCGGCTTTAACTACATTATGAATTCGCAAGTGCTTTGGGGCGACTATGATACCGTTCCTTCTCTCTCGATCTATGAATTATTGCGGGCGAAGAATGCCGATTACGTAACGACGATCCGGTATCGCTGGAACGGCGTGAAACTTTCCATGAACACGCCCGAGCCGGTTGAGGTGTGA
- a CDS encoding TraR/DksA C4-type zinc finger protein, with protein MKTTHTSLFVKNAWNTRNGGHSEECERRDYMLNEEQINALKKQLKTMKNELEAETEGSNRPEEIGELSQAANHPGDQGTELHEQAKNIALNNQSQQQLDDVQQALQAIEDGTYGHCAVCGESIPYERLEIIPETRLCITHAQAEADATEETRRPVEEDTMKGTLEEKDEKEEVIFDQADTWETVSEHGTSQTPSDDPDTEEEYSDEALDDPPNEKR; from the coding sequence ATGAAAACGACACACACGTCGTTGTTTGTGAAAAATGCCTGGAATACGCGGAACGGAGGGCATTCAGAAGAGTGTGAACGGAGGGATTACATGCTCAACGAAGAACAAATAAACGCTTTAAAAAAGCAGTTAAAAACGATGAAAAATGAATTGGAAGCAGAAACCGAAGGCTCCAATCGCCCAGAAGAAATCGGCGAACTTTCCCAAGCTGCAAATCACCCTGGAGATCAGGGGACCGAATTACACGAACAAGCAAAGAACATCGCCTTGAATAATCAATCCCAACAACAACTGGATGATGTTCAGCAGGCATTACAAGCAATCGAAGATGGAACTTATGGCCATTGTGCCGTTTGCGGGGAATCCATCCCTTATGAACGATTGGAGATCATTCCGGAAACGAGGTTATGCATCACGCATGCTCAGGCAGAGGCAGATGCCACCGAAGAGACCCGCCGGCCTGTCGAAGAAGATACGATGAAAGGCACTTTGGAGGAAAAGGATGAAAAAGAAGAAGTGATCTTCGATCAAGCGGACACGTGGGAGACGGTCAGTGAACACGGAACGTCGCAAACGCCATCTGATGATCCGGACACAGAAGAAGAATACAGCGACGAAGCACTCGATGACCCGCCAAATGAAAAAAGATGA
- a CDS encoding YndM family protein: MKYLVGLGIKFGMMLAVIWIVLGGFFEVAFSDVLAISAILTVVSFLGDVFILPGIKNVTAAIADFFLAWAGVWAIGSFFIEQQIALGTASFIAALILTVGEIFFHMYMRRHFFNSPSADEENQSTAPPDPENDEQKRSSVRDMQTEYGEDMHAKLSAKDLKSKKQQ, from the coding sequence ATGAAGTATCTTGTTGGCTTGGGTATAAAATTTGGTATGATGCTCGCGGTTATATGGATCGTTTTAGGCGGTTTTTTCGAAGTGGCTTTTTCGGATGTTTTAGCCATTAGCGCTATCTTAACCGTTGTATCATTTTTAGGAGACGTTTTTATTTTGCCTGGCATAAAAAATGTTACGGCAGCTATTGCTGATTTTTTCCTCGCGTGGGCGGGGGTGTGGGCAATTGGATCTTTTTTCATCGAACAACAGATAGCTTTGGGAACAGCATCATTCATTGCCGCGCTTATTTTAACGGTTGGCGAAATTTTCTTTCATATGTATATGCGACGCCATTTTTTCAACAGCCCTTCGGCTGATGAAGAAAATCAGTCAACCGCGCCGCCGGATCCGGAAAATGATGAACAAAAGCGCTCTTCGGTTAGAGATATGCAAACCGAATACGGCGAAGACATGCACGCGAAACTGTCAGCTAAAGATCTGAAAAGCAAAAAACAACAGTAA
- a CDS encoding cation diffusion facilitator family transporter: MRRTESRLLQLSVWGALGFAVIGLVLGLVTASQMIFFDGAYSLISLALSLMAFLAFRYAGKEDTRRFPYGKETIEPLVVVIKAIVISLMCFVAIVSSVTEFFTGGSEVVLGPALAYALLSTVVCFVIFSMMKRKKDSELLKAESAQWMMDTLLSVVILIGFFIAWLLQGTTWAFLVPYIDPLMVLLAAGYFLTVPYGLIKTNGRELLRMTPANDIQERIVAEVQSLKQTYRMENAILRTSKIGRTIYMEIDVILNENSKVTTVKEMDLVREELDKRLSDIPEEKWVTMSFTMDEKWTA; this comes from the coding sequence GTGAGACGAACAGAATCTAGACTATTGCAATTATCCGTTTGGGGCGCGCTAGGCTTCGCGGTGATCGGTCTCGTTTTAGGGCTGGTCACTGCTTCGCAAATGATCTTTTTCGATGGCGCCTATTCCCTGATTAGCTTGGCGCTATCCTTGATGGCGTTCTTAGCATTTCGGTATGCAGGAAAAGAAGATACAAGACGATTTCCGTATGGTAAAGAAACCATCGAGCCGCTCGTTGTCGTCATTAAAGCGATCGTCATCAGTTTGATGTGTTTTGTGGCAATTGTGTCCTCGGTTACCGAGTTTTTCACAGGCGGCAGTGAGGTCGTCCTCGGGCCGGCGTTGGCGTATGCTTTATTGTCGACGGTTGTTTGCTTTGTCATTTTTAGCATGATGAAACGGAAAAAAGACTCGGAGTTGCTCAAAGCGGAGTCTGCGCAATGGATGATGGATACGCTCCTCAGCGTCGTTATTTTGATCGGATTTTTCATTGCCTGGCTTTTGCAGGGGACAACTTGGGCGTTTCTCGTTCCGTACATTGACCCGTTGATGGTTCTGTTGGCTGCCGGTTATTTTTTAACCGTTCCTTATGGGTTAATCAAAACAAACGGCAGGGAATTGTTGCGAATGACCCCCGCCAATGACATTCAGGAACGAATCGTCGCCGAAGTCCAATCGTTAAAACAAACGTATCGCATGGAAAACGCTATTTTACGCACGTCGAAAATCGGCAGAACGATTTATATGGAAATCGATGTGATTTTGAATGAAAACTCCAAGGTGACAACCGTTAAGGAAATGGACCTCGTACGGGAAGAGTTGGATAAAAGGTTATCAGACATTCCTGAGGAAAAGTGGGTGACTATGTCGTTTACGATGGATGAAAAGTGGACAGCGTAA
- a CDS encoding aldehyde dehydrogenase family protein, which produces MRNYTKHYINGEWVESSGSETMDVINPATEEVAGRISLGTQEDLDRAVKAARDAFPHFSTTSKEYRIELLEKIAEEYKKRKDDLIEAITEELGSPVGITENVHYKMGLGHFETAAEQLKAFEFTERRGGTLIKKEPIGVSGLITPWNFPTNQTSTKIASAFAAGSPVVLKPAELTPFAAVILAEIFEEAGVPKGVFNLVNGTGETVGNGISSHPDIDFVSFTGSGAVGQKVSENAAKTIKKVALELGGKSPMVVLEDADVKKAAKAAVTNVVLNSGQVCTAATRTIIPKKLHDDFIAAVQEVLPGYPVGDPNGPNMLGPLVAEKQWDRVQGYIEKGVEEGATLVAGGTGKPDGLEKGYYVKPTVFTDVKNDMTIAREEIFGPVMSVLTYEELDEAVAIANDTVYGLAGYVVGEDEETLQDVASRLQAGRITVNNAKMDFTAPFGGYKQSGVGREWGDYGIEEYLEVKAVLGMPS; this is translated from the coding sequence ATGCGCAATTATACCAAGCACTATATTAATGGCGAGTGGGTGGAATCCAGCGGTTCCGAGACGATGGATGTGATTAACCCGGCAACGGAAGAAGTGGCCGGACGCATCAGTTTGGGCACCCAGGAAGATCTGGATCGGGCTGTCAAAGCTGCTCGGGATGCTTTCCCCCACTTTTCAACCACGTCAAAAGAATACCGGATCGAACTGCTTGAAAAAATAGCTGAAGAATACAAAAAGCGCAAGGATGACCTTATCGAAGCAATCACTGAAGAATTAGGCTCCCCGGTAGGGATCACGGAAAATGTCCATTACAAAATGGGCCTCGGGCATTTTGAAACCGCCGCGGAACAGCTCAAAGCGTTTGAATTTACGGAAAGACGCGGCGGCACATTGATCAAAAAAGAACCGATTGGTGTCAGCGGGCTCATTACGCCGTGGAACTTCCCGACGAATCAAACGTCCACAAAAATTGCAAGTGCTTTCGCCGCAGGAAGTCCTGTTGTTCTCAAACCGGCGGAACTGACACCATTTGCGGCTGTCATTTTGGCGGAAATTTTTGAAGAAGCCGGCGTGCCAAAAGGAGTCTTTAACCTCGTCAACGGTACGGGCGAGACGGTCGGAAACGGCATTAGCTCCCATCCGGACATTGATTTTGTTTCCTTTACCGGCTCCGGCGCCGTCGGGCAAAAAGTATCGGAAAACGCCGCCAAAACGATCAAAAAAGTTGCCCTCGAGCTGGGCGGAAAATCGCCAATGGTTGTTTTGGAAGACGCGGATGTGAAAAAGGCAGCGAAAGCCGCGGTTACGAACGTCGTGTTAAACTCGGGGCAAGTGTGCACGGCCGCAACACGTACGATCATCCCCAAGAAATTGCATGATGACTTTATCGCAGCTGTTCAGGAAGTATTGCCCGGCTACCCAGTCGGCGACCCCAATGGTCCAAACATGCTCGGTCCATTAGTGGCTGAGAAGCAATGGGACCGTGTCCAAGGCTATATCGAAAAAGGAGTCGAAGAAGGCGCAACCCTAGTGGCAGGCGGAACTGGCAAGCCTGACGGTTTGGAAAAAGGCTATTACGTCAAGCCTACGGTTTTCACCGATGTGAAAAACGACATGACGATTGCCCGGGAAGAAATCTTCGGCCCCGTTATGTCGGTGCTTACGTACGAAGAATTGGATGAAGCCGTGGCCATTGCCAACGATACCGTTTATGGCTTGGCGGGGTATGTTGTCGGCGAAGACGAAGAAACACTGCAAGATGTCGCCTCCCGCTTACAGGCGGGCCGCATTACCGTCAATAATGCCAAAATGGACTTCACCGCGCCTTTCGGAGGGTACAAACAGTCCGGCGTCGGGCGTGAATGGGGCGATTACGGCATCGAAGAGTACCTCGAAGTGAAGGCTGTTCTCGGCATGCCATCTTAA
- a CDS encoding TIGR02679 family protein: MLNEALRYFREKSGFGRLFPLFRKKIESLGRVGGTVTIMGFNDTEVEEIALFFGVSKAKLLEKGKVSLPDFEKKLEKTRFAGIGARELLEAYFGEKIISKREQQAQKREAEEQALVYWKNQYPGLDFWLDYVQERHPDTYWIYRLLESEQLAAMMPVLHEAVQSLPDEPLRLPVFSQKISGDPHAFDLHHDLGKLFIHFLQVKRSGQGMATGGSEDITALLESFYILRDDITNDVTVANLLAENEVGSIHPLWQAAATYHSVLNIPLRELQHVSAVRPASSKRVWIVENSGVYSSLLDAVLDAPLICTHGQFKLAALRLMDKLVEEGVSLYYAGDIDPEGITMANRLLERYPRHVHFWRMDVASYRQSLSANRLDEERLAKLANMGHEALQPVVAEMKATKKAGYQEGLLPVLVDDLKKHRKIK; the protein is encoded by the coding sequence ATGTTGAATGAAGCATTAAGATACTTTCGCGAGAAGAGTGGCTTTGGGCGGCTCTTCCCGCTTTTTCGCAAAAAAATCGAATCGTTGGGGCGTGTCGGTGGCACTGTAACAATTATGGGTTTTAACGATACGGAGGTCGAAGAGATCGCCCTCTTTTTTGGTGTATCGAAAGCGAAGCTTTTGGAAAAAGGAAAAGTTTCGTTGCCCGATTTTGAAAAGAAACTGGAAAAGACACGCTTCGCCGGTATAGGTGCGCGAGAATTGCTGGAAGCTTATTTCGGCGAAAAAATTATTTCCAAAAGAGAACAACAGGCACAAAAACGTGAAGCTGAAGAACAAGCGCTCGTCTATTGGAAAAACCAGTATCCCGGTCTCGACTTTTGGTTGGATTATGTGCAGGAACGTCATCCGGATACGTATTGGATTTATCGATTGCTTGAAAGTGAGCAGTTAGCAGCGATGATGCCCGTGCTGCACGAAGCGGTTCAATCTCTCCCTGACGAACCGCTCCGTTTGCCGGTGTTTAGCCAAAAAATCAGCGGGGACCCCCACGCTTTTGATCTTCATCATGATCTTGGCAAGTTGTTTATTCATTTTTTACAAGTGAAACGAAGTGGGCAAGGGATGGCGACCGGCGGCAGTGAGGACATAACAGCACTCCTTGAATCGTTTTATATCCTGCGGGATGATATTACAAACGACGTCACCGTTGCCAATCTTTTGGCGGAAAATGAGGTAGGTTCCATTCATCCGTTATGGCAGGCAGCCGCTACGTATCATTCTGTTCTCAACATTCCCTTGAGGGAATTGCAGCATGTAAGTGCAGTGCGTCCGGCGAGTTCGAAGCGTGTATGGATCGTGGAAAACTCCGGCGTGTACTCGAGCCTTCTTGATGCCGTGCTGGACGCCCCGCTTATTTGTACGCACGGCCAGTTTAAACTTGCAGCGTTAAGGTTGATGGACAAGCTCGTTGAAGAGGGTGTTTCCCTTTATTACGCGGGGGATATTGACCCCGAAGGGATCACGATGGCCAACCGTTTGCTTGAACGCTATCCTCGCCATGTTCACTTTTGGCGTATGGACGTGGCGTCGTACAGGCAATCTTTATCTGCGAACAGGTTGGATGAAGAACGATTGGCGAAGCTCGCGAATATGGGTCATGAAGCCTTGCAACCGGTTGTTGCGGAAATGAAAGCGACGAAAAAAGCCGGCTATCAAGAAGGGTTGTTGCCGGTGTTAGTGGACGATTTAAAAAAGCATAGAAAAATAAAATAA
- a CDS encoding transposase translates to MQRNKANQNKFFIGYRKHSIVCPTPTGPLTLLSIVLPPDTADIDVLLPLVEKLKQLDDINVDYLIADLGYFSAEDQVTALKEHDVAVVTEVKKNTVIPETCSPEGKPECEAGHELIWDGFDRETYTSWFNGDENKCQSCPLQGTCDKQFSFSFEEEPFFYGPVPQGSALQGEMLTFRKQTELAFAHESNQLDAVMRHKKVPMKTTEKVQSFFIMRDLFRLIQRMIKHVRETIMPENHLDIIREQQMMQVEQVSLPLGA, encoded by the coding sequence ACGCAATAAAGCGAATCAGAACAAGTTTTTTATCGGCTATCGTAAGCATTCCATTGTTTGTCCGACCCCCACAGGGCCTCTGACCCTTTTATCGATCGTCTTACCTCCCGATACCGCCGACATTGATGTTTTGCTTCCTTTGGTTGAAAAGCTGAAGCAACTAGATGACATCAACGTTGACTACCTAATCGCTGATTTAGGCTACTTCAGTGCGGAAGATCAGGTGACCGCTTTGAAAGAACATGATGTGGCTGTCGTGACAGAGGTGAAAAAGAATACGGTGATACCGGAAACCTGTTCTCCCGAAGGAAAGCCTGAATGCGAGGCCGGACACGAGCTGATTTGGGATGGATTTGACCGTGAAACCTACACATCCTGGTTTAACGGGGACGAAAACAAATGTCAGTCTTGTCCGCTCCAGGGGACTTGCGACAAACAGTTTAGCTTCTCGTTTGAAGAAGAACCCTTCTTTTATGGTCCTGTCCCTCAGGGCTCGGCCCTTCAAGGGGAAATGCTTACCTTCCGGAAGCAAACGGAACTCGCTTTTGCCCATGAATCTAATCAATTAGATGCTGTCATGCGTCATAAAAAGGTGCCCATGAAAACAACCGAAAAGGTTCAATCGTTTTTCATTATGAGAGACCTGTTTCGATTGATCCAACGGATGATCAAGCATGTTCGGGAAACGATCATGCCCGAGAATCATCTTGACATCATTAGGGAGCAACAGATGATGCAAGTGGAGCAGGTATCGCTCCCTCTAGGTGCATGA